One Candidatus Cloacimonas sp. DNA segment encodes these proteins:
- the yhdJ gene encoding adenine-specific DNA-methyltransferase codes for MDIFSKDGNIIYHGDALEVLTNSIEDSSIDLIFVDPPYNIGKKFGNFLDKWDTLENYVEWAYTWIDQCIRKLKPSGSMYIMTSTQAMPFFDIYINQRMTILSRIIWHYDSSGVQAKKYFGSLYEPILHCVKTPNDYVFNSQDILVEAKTGLKRNLIDYRKPQPKPYNNYKVPGNVWYFPRVRYRMDEYEEHPTQKPEALLERIIRASSNEGDVVLDPFSGTFTTGSVAKRLNRHFIGIESQLEYVKIGLRRVLGFSELNGEKLFTPPKKYNRKQPPQEDVMDIFYGLY; via the coding sequence AAAGATGGTAATATTATATATCATGGTGATGCCTTGGAAGTGCTTACCAACTCAATTGAAGACTCATCAATAGACTTGATTTTTGTAGACCCTCCATATAATATAGGTAAAAAATTCGGGAATTTTCTGGATAAATGGGATACATTGGAAAACTATGTAGAATGGGCTTATACATGGATAGATCAATGTATTAGGAAATTGAAGCCATCGGGAAGTATGTACATTATGACAAGCACTCAAGCTATGCCATTTTTTGATATTTACATAAATCAAAGAATGACGATTCTGAGTAGAATTATATGGCACTATGATAGCTCCGGTGTTCAAGCAAAAAAGTACTTTGGTTCTTTATATGAACCTATTCTACATTGTGTTAAAACACCAAACGACTATGTCTTCAATTCCCAAGATATTTTAGTCGAAGCCAAGACCGGCTTAAAGAGGAATCTGATCGACTACCGTAAACCCCAGCCCAAACCATACAACAATTATAAAGTCCCAGGGAATGTTTGGTACTTTCCTCGAGTTCGTTATAGAATGGATGAATATGAAGAACATCCAACACAGAAACCGGAAGCATTATTAGAAAGAATTATCCGAGCCAGCAGTAACGAAGGAGATGTGGTTTTAGATCCATTTTCCGGAACTTTTACAACTGGTTCAGTTGCGAAAAGATTAAATAGGCATTTTATAGGAATTGAATCACAGCTCGAGTATGTAAAGATTGGTTTAAGAAGAGTACTTGGGTTTTCTGAACTAAACGGAGAGAAACTATTTACACCTCCCAAAAAATACAACAGAAAGCAACCTCCTCAAGAGGATGTAATGGATATTTTTTATGGTCTATATTGA
- a CDS encoding restriction endonuclease → MVYIEYSFTSSIIDVLNRNFPNKAEEVISLSELIQYLNIKTKAANKNSKSRGSFANLYAIYVLVEDYIKKGFHKSGSYNQYQGAQFNSLFKRQRALPFGSRLQNHALNHRLNEEFKKYFPESQFLPILRDIKTNRYWINENLLVIKTTNGNINIAEAVIEIINIYIEVRKKEFKEFMEYCEEIIRIQKEDPGKLVSFVSGLLRPDVDARIFEIVSYAILKNHYAGQKIYWGWDVEDINEEQLMLFKTGRTNANDGGIDFVMRPLGRFFQVTEMIDSDKYFLDIDKVQRYPITFVIKSELSVDEIISKVKVQAQKRYSINEIVKCYMQAIEEVINIPMLLEILNDLLQEGKGGLVINEILIQSKLEFDLNET, encoded by the coding sequence ATGGTCTATATTGAATATAGTTTCACATCAAGTATCATTGATGTTTTAAATAGGAATTTCCCTAATAAAGCGGAGGAAGTAATATCTCTTAGCGAGCTAATTCAATATCTAAACATAAAAACTAAAGCAGCAAATAAAAATTCGAAGTCAAGAGGAAGTTTTGCTAATCTGTATGCAATATATGTATTAGTCGAGGATTACATAAAAAAGGGGTTCCATAAATCAGGATCTTATAACCAATACCAAGGAGCTCAGTTTAATTCGCTATTTAAACGACAGCGAGCACTACCGTTCGGAAGTCGACTACAGAACCATGCTCTAAATCATAGGTTAAATGAGGAGTTTAAGAAATACTTTCCCGAATCACAATTCCTACCTATACTTAGAGATATTAAAACAAATAGATACTGGATTAATGAGAATTTACTGGTCATTAAAACAACAAATGGAAACATTAACATAGCAGAAGCGGTAATTGAGATTATTAATATTTATATTGAGGTTAGAAAAAAAGAATTCAAAGAATTTATGGAGTACTGCGAAGAAATCATACGAATTCAAAAAGAAGACCCTGGAAAACTGGTTAGTTTTGTTAGCGGATTGTTGAGACCTGATGTAGATGCTCGTATTTTTGAGATAGTTAGTTATGCAATTCTCAAGAATCACTACGCGGGACAAAAAATATACTGGGGATGGGATGTTGAAGATATTAATGAAGAGCAGTTAATGTTATTCAAAACCGGTAGAACCAATGCAAATGATGGTGGAATTGATTTTGTCATGAGGCCATTAGGGCGCTTTTTCCAAGTTACAGAAATGATTGATTCGGATAAGTACTTCTTAGATATTGATAAAGTGCAAAGATATCCTATTACTTTTGTCATTAAGTCCGAACTATCTGTTGACGAAATCATCAGTAAAGTAAAAGTGCAAGCTCAGAAACGCTATTCGATAAATGAAATAGTAAAGTGCTATATGCAAGCTATTGAAGAAGTAATAAACATCCCTATGCTTCTTGAGATATTGAATGATCTACTCCAAGAAGGCAAGGGAGGATTAGTGATTAATGAAATACTAATCCAAAGTAAACTTGAGTTTGACTTGAACGAAACTTAG